TTCCTTGACCGGCCTTTCCTCGTTCTTCGCGGCGCCCTTCTGGCGCCCGCCGCCGCCGCTCTTCTTCTCGTACAGCACCAGTTTCATGAACACCTTCAGCGGCGCCGCATAGGTGCGCCCGCGCATCATGCATTCGCTGACATCGAACTCCGGCTTGCCGAGTTCGTAGCGCTCGTAGAACAGCCGGGCGTTGCCCGAATGGCTGCTGATCGGGAAGACCGAACTGAAAATGCCGTGCAGGCCCTTTTCCTTGCGTTTCTCGTGCGGCGTCTCCCGCTGCAGGAACCCGTGGTAGGAGTCAACCTGCATTTGCAGCATGTTGGGCACTTCCAGCCGCTCGGACTTCTTGCCGAAATTCTTGCGGATGCGCTTCTTCTCGGTAAAGCTGTACATCGGTTCTCCGGGGTTTCTCGCAGGCTCAGGCCGCCGGCGCCCGCGAGCGGGCGCGCAAACGGACAGGACAACCGCCGCGGCAAACGGCGGTACGAACGGCGGGGCGGCGGCCCGGCGCGGGCTTATTTAAGCTCAACGGCGCCGCCGGCTTCTTCGAGTTGCTTCTTGATTTCCTCGGCGTCTTTGGCGGCGACCCCCTCCTTGACCGTCGCCGGCGCGCCCTCGACCAGTTCCTTGGCTTCCTTCAGGCCGAGGTCGGTCACCGCGCGCACCGCCTTGATGACCGCCACCTTGTTGTCGCCATGCGAGGCGAGGACGATGTTGAACTCGTCCTTGGCGTCTTCCGCGGCGGCGGCGCCGTCGCCCGCCGCCGCCACCGGGGCGGCGGCGACGGCCGCCGCCGAGACGCCG
This window of the Gammaproteobacteria bacterium genome carries:
- the rplL gene encoding 50S ribosomal protein L7/L12; the encoded protein is MALSKEEILDAIAGMSVMDVVDLVSSMEEKFGVSAAAVAAAPVAAAGDGAAAAEDAKDEFNIVLASHGDNKVAVIKAVRAVTDLGLKEAKELVEGAPATVKEGVAAKDAEEIKKQLEEAGGAVELK